One window from the genome of Lachancea thermotolerans CBS 6340 chromosome B complete sequence encodes:
- the ASI2 gene encoding Asi2p (some similarities with uniprot|P53895 Saccharomyces cerevisiae YNL159C ASI2 Predicted membrane protein genetic interactions suggest a role in negative regulation of amino acid uptake): MTFFMLQKDNANCFKDLDQVLQIKTKSKVKTSCESKKECQGQPIEEKMSEDLMHSLQNQNRQQRRAAAMRANPPFRVRVGPRHRQENPFRWPPGVQRRQYLRLFLQNLLILDHLLMMVLFPFSVYNVLKILLTEVTFSNSDFVTDIASYCKFSSILSEDGRSVILFKSGFGLLGKFHNIIVYYSAPLFAWLSSNSSVSSFVMRTYTLVVKFTAVVLYTLYGVSASTYVCFATFFFSLCLLMTCFRRYKGVAKIVGQLYRTTSGIF; encoded by the coding sequence ATGACTTTCTTTATGTTACAAAAGGATAATGCGAATTGTTTTAAAGATCTAGATCAAGTGCTTCAAATTAAGACAAAGTCAAAAGTTAAGACCAGCTGTGAAAGCAAGAAGGAATGCCAAGGGCAACCCATAGAGGAGAAAATGAGTGAAGACTTAATGCATAGTCTTCAGAACCAAAATAGACAGCAGCGGCGTGCTGCTGCAATGCGTGCCAATCCTCCCTTTCGCGTTCGCGTAGGTCCGCGACACAGACAAGAAAATCCGTTCCGCTGGCCACCTGGTGTACAAAGGAGACAATACCTCAGGCTCTTTCTGCAGAATCTGCTTATCCTTGACCACTTATTGATGATGGTTTTGTTCCCCTTTTCTGTTTACAACGTACTTAAAATCCTATTAACAGAGGTGACGTTCTCAAACAGCGACTTTGTAACGGACATTGCCTCCTACTGTaagttttcaagcattTTGAGCGAAGATGGGAGATCAGTGATATTGTTCAAAAGTGGTTTTGGGTTGCTGGGCAAATTCCATAATATCATAGTATATTATTCCGCTCCATTATTTGCGTGGCTATCGTCAAATTCAAGCGTTAGCTCATTCGTGATGCGTACTTACACGCTTGTTGTGAAATTCACTGCAGTGGTGCTATACACGCTATACGGGGTAAGTGCAAGCACTTATGTTTGCTTTGCGAcgttcttcttctcattGTGCCTGCTGATGACTTGTTTTAGACGCTACAAAGGCGTTGCAAAAATTGTAGGCCAACTATATCGTACTACCAGCGGAATATTCTAA